One Lutra lutra chromosome 18, mLutLut1.2, whole genome shotgun sequence genomic window carries:
- the RHBDF1 gene encoding inactive rhomboid protein 1 isoform X4, which yields MVPRAVPGNPGLGASARGGASLLTQAVCRGPSCPSGAMSEARRDSTSSLQRKKPPWLRLDIPAAAPPAAEEPGFFQVGPGRQGLGGCPVQPPHCDPAAQPLRRQAFLRSVSMPAETARVPSPHREPRRPVLQRQTSITQTIRSRQVRFGRVHTLPLLGPPAARRALPQRRSLSRSLLRGTADWFGVSKDSDSTQKWQRKSIRHCSQRYGKLKPQVMRELDLPSQDNVSLTSTETPPPLYVGPCQLGMQKIIDPLARGRAFRVADDTADGLSTPHTPVTPGAASLCSFSSSRSGFSRLPRRRKRESVAKMSFRAAAALVKGRSLRDGTLRRVQRRSFTPASFLEEDTADFPDELDTSFFAREGVLHEELSTYPDEVFESPSEAALKDWEKATEQADLTGGALDRSELERSHLMLPLERGWRKQKEGGAAAPQPKVRLRQEVVSAAGQRRGQRISMPVRKFFAREKRPYGLGMVGRLTNRTYRKRIDSYVKRQIEDMDDHRPFFTYWLTFVHSLVTILAVCIYGIAPVGFSQHETVDSVLRNRGVYENVKYVQQENFWIGPSSEALIHLGAKFSPCMRQDPQVHSFIRAAREREKHSACCVRNDRSGCVQTSEEECSSTLAVWVKWPLHPSAPDLAGHKRQFGSVCHQDPRVCDEPSSEDPHEWPDDITKWPICTKNSAGNHTNHPHMDCVLTGRPCCIGTKGRCEITSREYCDFMRGYFHEEATLCSQVHCMDDVCGLLPFLNPEVPDQFYRLWLSLFLHAGQVIPCGLSCARILHCLVSVCFQMTVLRDLEKLAGWHRIAIIYLLSGVTGNLASAIFLPYRAEVGPAGSQFGILACLFVELFQSWQVLARPWRAFFKLSAVVLFLFTFGLLPWIDNFAHISGFISGLFLSFAFLPYISFGKFDLYRKRCQIVVFQAVFLGLLAGLVVLFYFYPVRCEWCEFLTCIPFTDKFCEKYELDAQLH from the exons ATGGTGCCCCGGGCTGTGCCCGGGAATCCGGGGCTGGGAGCATCTGCCAGGGGTGGGGCCAGCCTTCTGACCCAGGCTGTGTGCAGGG gcCCGTCGTGCCCCTCTGGCGCCATGAGCGAGGCCCGCAGGGACAGCACCAGCAGCCTGCAGCGCAAGAAGCCGCCCTGGCTGAGGCTGGACATCCCGGCGGCAGCACCCCCAGCGGCGGAGGAGCCTGGCTTCTTCCAGGTAGGCCCCGGccggcaggggctgggggggtgcCCTGTCCAGCCTCCTCACTGCGACCCCGCCGCCCAGCCCCTGAGACGCCAGGCTTTCCTGCGGAGCGTGAGTATGCCCGCCGAGACCGCCCGTGTCCCCTCGCCCCACCGTGAGCCCCGGCGGCCCGTCCTGCAGCGCCAGACGTCCATCACACAGACCATCCGCAG CCGACAGGTGCGCTTCGGGCGTGTCCACACTCTGCCCCTCTTGGGTCCCCCCGCTGCCCGCAGGGCTCTCCCACAGCGCCGGTCTCTTTCTCGGTCCCTGCTCAG GGGCACCGCGGACTGGTTCGGGGTGAGCAAGGACAGTGACAGCACCCAGAAGTGGCAGCGGAAGAGCATCCGTCACTGCAGCCAGCGCTACGGAAAGCTGAAGCCCCAGGTCATGCGGGAGCTCGACCTGCCCAGCCAGGACAACGTGTCTCTGACCAGCACAGAGACGCCCCCTCCGCTGTATGTGGGCCCGTGTCAGCTGGGCATGCAGAAG ATCATAGACCCCCTGGCCCGGGGCCGGGCCTTCCGCGTGGCGGATGACACGGCCGACGGCCTGAGTACCCCGCACACACCTGTCACGCCGGGTGCcgcttccctctgctccttctccagctcccgcTCGGGCTTCAGCCGGCTCCCGCGGCGACGCAAGCGCGAATCCGTGGCCAAGATGAGCTTCCGGGCAGCCGCGGCCCTGGTGAAG GGCCGCTCTCTTAGGGACGGCACGTTACGCCGGGTGCAGCGCCGGAGCTTTACTCCCGCCAGTTTCCTGGAGGAGGACACGGCGGACTTCCCCGACGAGCTGGACACGTCCTTCTTTGCCCGG GAAGGAGTCCTCCATGAGGAGCTGTCCACGTACCCGGACGAGGTGTTCGAGTCCCCTTCGGAGGCCGCGCTCAAGGACTGGGAGAAGGCCACCGAGCAGGCCGACCTCACGGGTGGGGCCCTGGACCGCAGTGAGCTCGAGCGCAGTCACCTGATGCT GCCCCTGGAACGAGGCTGGCggaagcagaaggaggggggCGCAGCAGCCCCGCAGCCGAAAGTGCGGCTGCGGCAGGAGGTGGTGAGCGCTGCGGGCCAGCGGCGGGGCCAGCGCATTTCCATGCCCGTGCGCAAGTTCTTTGCCCGGGAGAAGCGGCCGTACGGGCTGGGCATGGTGGGCCGGCTCACCAACCGCACCTACCGCAAGCGGATCGACAGCTACGTCAAGCGGCAGATCGAGGACATGGACGACCACAG GCCTTTCTTCACCTACTGGCTCACCTTCGTGCATTCGCTCGTCACCATCCTGGCCGTGTGCATCTATGGCATCGCGCCCGTGGGCTTCTCGCAGCACGAGACGGTGGACTCG GTGCTGCGGAACCGTGGGGTCTATGAGAACGTCAAGTACGTGCAGCAGGAGAACTTCTGGATCGGGCCCAGCTCG GAGGCGCTCATTCACCTGGGCGCCAAGTTCTCGCCCTGCATGCGCCAGGACCCGCAGGTGCACAGTTTCATCCGCGCGGCGCGGGAGCGGGAGAAGCACTCGGCCTGCTGCGTGCGCAACGACCGGTCGGGCTGCGTGCAGACGTCGGAGGAGGAGTGCTCG TCCACGCTGGCAGTGTGGGTGAAGTGGCCCCtccaccccagtgccccagacCTTGCCGGCCACAAGAGGCAGTTTGGCTCTGTCTGCCACCAGGACCCCAG GGTGTGTGATGAGCCTTCCTCGGAGGACCCCCACGAGTGGCCGGATGACATCACCAAGTGGCCG ATCTGCACCAAAAACAGTGCCGGGAACCACACCAACCACCCGCACATGGACTGTGTCCTCACGGGCCGGCCATGCTGCATCGGAACCAAGGGCAG GTGTGAGATCACCTCCCGGGAGTACTGTGACTTCATGAGGGGCTACTTCCACGAGGAGGCCACCCTGTGCTCGCAG GTGCACTGCATGGATGACGTGTGTGGGCTCCTGCCCTTCCTCAACCCCGAGGTGCCTGACCAGTTCTACCGCCTGTGGCTCTCCCTCTTCTTGCACGCTGGGCAAGTGATACCATGTGGGCTGAGCTGTGCCAG GATCCTGCACTGCCTGGTGTCCGTCTGCTTCCAGATGACCGTCCTGCGGGACCTGGAGAAGCTGGCCGGCTGGCACCGCATAGCCATCATCTACCTGCTGAGTGGGGTCACTGGTAACCTGGCCAGTGCCATCTTCCTGCCATACCGGGCAGAG GTGGGCCCAGCTGGCTCCCAGTTTGGCATCCTGGCCTGCCTGTTCGTGGAGCTCTTCCAGAGCTGGCAGGTCCTGGCGCGGCCCTGGCGAGCCTTCTTCAAGCTGTCGGCGGTGGTCCTCTTCCTGTTTACCTTCGGGCTGCTGCCCTGGATCGACAACTTCGCGCACATCTCAGGTTTCATCAGCGGCCTCTTCCTGTCCTTCGCCTTCCTGCCCTACATCAGCTTTGGCAAGTTCGACCTGTACCGTAAGCGCTGTCAGATCGTCGTCTTCCAGGCGGTCTTTCTGGGCCTCCTGGCCGGCCTGGTGGTGCTCTTCTACTTCTACCCCGTGCGCTGCGAGTGGTGCGAGTTCCTCACCTGCATCCCCTTCACCGACAAGTTCTGCGAGAAGTATGAGCTGGACGCGCAGCTCCACTGA
- the RHBDF1 gene encoding inactive rhomboid protein 1 isoform X5 translates to MAFPGGRAGRARGRGLGAGALPAGGGGGGSGSPSPEPSGPRGPPRPGAGGGGPSCPSGAMSEARRDSTSSLQRKKPPWLRLDIPAAAPPAAEEPGFFQPLRRQAFLRSVSMPAETARVPSPHREPRRPVLQRQTSITQTIRSRQVRFGRVHTLPLLGPPAARRALPQRRSLSRSLLRGTADWFGVSKDSDSTQKWQRKSIRHCSQRYGKLKPQVMRELDLPSQDNVSLTSTETPPPLYVGPCQLGMQKIIDPLARGRAFRVADDTADGLSTPHTPVTPGAASLCSFSSSRSGFSRLPRRRKRESVAKMSFRAAAALVKGRSLRDGTLRRVQRRSFTPASFLEEDTADFPDELDTSFFAREGVLHEELSTYPDEVFESPSEAALKDWEKATEQADLTGGALDRSELERSHLMLPLERGWRKQKEGGAAAPQPKVRLRQEVVSAAGQRRGQRISMPVRKFFAREKRPYGLGMVGRLTNRTYRKRIDSYVKRQIEDMDDHRPFFTYWLTFVHSLVTILAVCIYGIAPVGFSQHETVDSVLRNRGVYENVKYVQQENFWIGPSSEALIHLGAKFSPCMRQDPQVHSFIRAAREREKHSACCVRNDRSGCVQTSEEECSSTLAVWVKWPLHPSAPDLAGHKRQFGSVCHQDPRVCDEPSSEDPHEWPDDITKWPICTKNSAGNHTNHPHMDCVLTGRPCCIGTKGRCEITSREYCDFMRGYFHEEATLCSQVHCMDDVCGLLPFLNPEVPDQFYRLWLSLFLHAGQVIPCGLSCARILHCLVSVCFQMTVLRDLEKLAGWHRIAIIYLLSGVTGNLASAIFLPYRAEVGPAGSQFGILACLFVELFQSWQVLARPWRAFFKLSAVVLFLFTFGLLPWIDNFAHISGFISGLFLSFAFLPYISFGKFDLYRKRCQIVVFQAVFLGLLAGLVVLFYFYPVRCEWCEFLTCIPFTDKFCEKYELDAQLH, encoded by the exons ATGGCATTCCCGGGCGGGCGGGCCGGACGGGCGCGCGGGCGGGGACTCGGCGCGGGCGCCCTcccggccggcggcggcggcggcggcagcggcagccCCTCCCCGGAGCCCTCAGGACCCCGAGGACCCCCGCGACCCGGGGCCGGCGGCGGCG gcCCGTCGTGCCCCTCTGGCGCCATGAGCGAGGCCCGCAGGGACAGCACCAGCAGCCTGCAGCGCAAGAAGCCGCCCTGGCTGAGGCTGGACATCCCGGCGGCAGCACCCCCAGCGGCGGAGGAGCCTGGCTTCTTCCAG CCCCTGAGACGCCAGGCTTTCCTGCGGAGCGTGAGTATGCCCGCCGAGACCGCCCGTGTCCCCTCGCCCCACCGTGAGCCCCGGCGGCCCGTCCTGCAGCGCCAGACGTCCATCACACAGACCATCCGCAG CCGACAGGTGCGCTTCGGGCGTGTCCACACTCTGCCCCTCTTGGGTCCCCCCGCTGCCCGCAGGGCTCTCCCACAGCGCCGGTCTCTTTCTCGGTCCCTGCTCAG GGGCACCGCGGACTGGTTCGGGGTGAGCAAGGACAGTGACAGCACCCAGAAGTGGCAGCGGAAGAGCATCCGTCACTGCAGCCAGCGCTACGGAAAGCTGAAGCCCCAGGTCATGCGGGAGCTCGACCTGCCCAGCCAGGACAACGTGTCTCTGACCAGCACAGAGACGCCCCCTCCGCTGTATGTGGGCCCGTGTCAGCTGGGCATGCAGAAG ATCATAGACCCCCTGGCCCGGGGCCGGGCCTTCCGCGTGGCGGATGACACGGCCGACGGCCTGAGTACCCCGCACACACCTGTCACGCCGGGTGCcgcttccctctgctccttctccagctcccgcTCGGGCTTCAGCCGGCTCCCGCGGCGACGCAAGCGCGAATCCGTGGCCAAGATGAGCTTCCGGGCAGCCGCGGCCCTGGTGAAG GGCCGCTCTCTTAGGGACGGCACGTTACGCCGGGTGCAGCGCCGGAGCTTTACTCCCGCCAGTTTCCTGGAGGAGGACACGGCGGACTTCCCCGACGAGCTGGACACGTCCTTCTTTGCCCGG GAAGGAGTCCTCCATGAGGAGCTGTCCACGTACCCGGACGAGGTGTTCGAGTCCCCTTCGGAGGCCGCGCTCAAGGACTGGGAGAAGGCCACCGAGCAGGCCGACCTCACGGGTGGGGCCCTGGACCGCAGTGAGCTCGAGCGCAGTCACCTGATGCT GCCCCTGGAACGAGGCTGGCggaagcagaaggaggggggCGCAGCAGCCCCGCAGCCGAAAGTGCGGCTGCGGCAGGAGGTGGTGAGCGCTGCGGGCCAGCGGCGGGGCCAGCGCATTTCCATGCCCGTGCGCAAGTTCTTTGCCCGGGAGAAGCGGCCGTACGGGCTGGGCATGGTGGGCCGGCTCACCAACCGCACCTACCGCAAGCGGATCGACAGCTACGTCAAGCGGCAGATCGAGGACATGGACGACCACAG GCCTTTCTTCACCTACTGGCTCACCTTCGTGCATTCGCTCGTCACCATCCTGGCCGTGTGCATCTATGGCATCGCGCCCGTGGGCTTCTCGCAGCACGAGACGGTGGACTCG GTGCTGCGGAACCGTGGGGTCTATGAGAACGTCAAGTACGTGCAGCAGGAGAACTTCTGGATCGGGCCCAGCTCG GAGGCGCTCATTCACCTGGGCGCCAAGTTCTCGCCCTGCATGCGCCAGGACCCGCAGGTGCACAGTTTCATCCGCGCGGCGCGGGAGCGGGAGAAGCACTCGGCCTGCTGCGTGCGCAACGACCGGTCGGGCTGCGTGCAGACGTCGGAGGAGGAGTGCTCG TCCACGCTGGCAGTGTGGGTGAAGTGGCCCCtccaccccagtgccccagacCTTGCCGGCCACAAGAGGCAGTTTGGCTCTGTCTGCCACCAGGACCCCAG GGTGTGTGATGAGCCTTCCTCGGAGGACCCCCACGAGTGGCCGGATGACATCACCAAGTGGCCG ATCTGCACCAAAAACAGTGCCGGGAACCACACCAACCACCCGCACATGGACTGTGTCCTCACGGGCCGGCCATGCTGCATCGGAACCAAGGGCAG GTGTGAGATCACCTCCCGGGAGTACTGTGACTTCATGAGGGGCTACTTCCACGAGGAGGCCACCCTGTGCTCGCAG GTGCACTGCATGGATGACGTGTGTGGGCTCCTGCCCTTCCTCAACCCCGAGGTGCCTGACCAGTTCTACCGCCTGTGGCTCTCCCTCTTCTTGCACGCTGGGCAAGTGATACCATGTGGGCTGAGCTGTGCCAG GATCCTGCACTGCCTGGTGTCCGTCTGCTTCCAGATGACCGTCCTGCGGGACCTGGAGAAGCTGGCCGGCTGGCACCGCATAGCCATCATCTACCTGCTGAGTGGGGTCACTGGTAACCTGGCCAGTGCCATCTTCCTGCCATACCGGGCAGAG GTGGGCCCAGCTGGCTCCCAGTTTGGCATCCTGGCCTGCCTGTTCGTGGAGCTCTTCCAGAGCTGGCAGGTCCTGGCGCGGCCCTGGCGAGCCTTCTTCAAGCTGTCGGCGGTGGTCCTCTTCCTGTTTACCTTCGGGCTGCTGCCCTGGATCGACAACTTCGCGCACATCTCAGGTTTCATCAGCGGCCTCTTCCTGTCCTTCGCCTTCCTGCCCTACATCAGCTTTGGCAAGTTCGACCTGTACCGTAAGCGCTGTCAGATCGTCGTCTTCCAGGCGGTCTTTCTGGGCCTCCTGGCCGGCCTGGTGGTGCTCTTCTACTTCTACCCCGTGCGCTGCGAGTGGTGCGAGTTCCTCACCTGCATCCCCTTCACCGACAAGTTCTGCGAGAAGTATGAGCTGGACGCGCAGCTCCACTGA
- the RHBDF1 gene encoding inactive rhomboid protein 1 isoform X10 produces the protein MRELDLPSQDNVSLTSTETPPPLYVGPCQLGMQKIIDPLARGRAFRVADDTADGLSTPHTPVTPGAASLCSFSSSRSGFSRLPRRRKRESVAKMSFRAAAALVKGRSLRDGTLRRVQRRSFTPASFLEEDTADFPDELDTSFFAREGVLHEELSTYPDEVFESPSEAALKDWEKATEQADLTGGALDRSELERSHLMLPLERGWRKQKEGGAAAPQPKVRLRQEVVSAAGQRRGQRISMPVRKFFAREKRPYGLGMVGRLTNRTYRKRIDSYVKRQIEDMDDHRPFFTYWLTFVHSLVTILAVCIYGIAPVGFSQHETVDSVLRNRGVYENVKYVQQENFWIGPSSEALIHLGAKFSPCMRQDPQVHSFIRAAREREKHSACCVRNDRSGCVQTSEEECSSTLAVWVKWPLHPSAPDLAGHKRQFGSVCHQDPRVCDEPSSEDPHEWPDDITKWPICTKNSAGNHTNHPHMDCVLTGRPCCIGTKGRCEITSREYCDFMRGYFHEEATLCSQVHCMDDVCGLLPFLNPEVPDQFYRLWLSLFLHAGQVIPCGLSCARILHCLVSVCFQMTVLRDLEKLAGWHRIAIIYLLSGVTGNLASAIFLPYRAEVGPAGSQFGILACLFVELFQSWQVLARPWRAFFKLSAVVLFLFTFGLLPWIDNFAHISGFISGLFLSFAFLPYISFGKFDLYRKRCQIVVFQAVFLGLLAGLVVLFYFYPVRCEWCEFLTCIPFTDKFCEKYELDAQLH, from the exons ATGCGGGAGCTCGACCTGCCCAGCCAGGACAACGTGTCTCTGACCAGCACAGAGACGCCCCCTCCGCTGTATGTGGGCCCGTGTCAGCTGGGCATGCAGAAG ATCATAGACCCCCTGGCCCGGGGCCGGGCCTTCCGCGTGGCGGATGACACGGCCGACGGCCTGAGTACCCCGCACACACCTGTCACGCCGGGTGCcgcttccctctgctccttctccagctcccgcTCGGGCTTCAGCCGGCTCCCGCGGCGACGCAAGCGCGAATCCGTGGCCAAGATGAGCTTCCGGGCAGCCGCGGCCCTGGTGAAG GGCCGCTCTCTTAGGGACGGCACGTTACGCCGGGTGCAGCGCCGGAGCTTTACTCCCGCCAGTTTCCTGGAGGAGGACACGGCGGACTTCCCCGACGAGCTGGACACGTCCTTCTTTGCCCGG GAAGGAGTCCTCCATGAGGAGCTGTCCACGTACCCGGACGAGGTGTTCGAGTCCCCTTCGGAGGCCGCGCTCAAGGACTGGGAGAAGGCCACCGAGCAGGCCGACCTCACGGGTGGGGCCCTGGACCGCAGTGAGCTCGAGCGCAGTCACCTGATGCT GCCCCTGGAACGAGGCTGGCggaagcagaaggaggggggCGCAGCAGCCCCGCAGCCGAAAGTGCGGCTGCGGCAGGAGGTGGTGAGCGCTGCGGGCCAGCGGCGGGGCCAGCGCATTTCCATGCCCGTGCGCAAGTTCTTTGCCCGGGAGAAGCGGCCGTACGGGCTGGGCATGGTGGGCCGGCTCACCAACCGCACCTACCGCAAGCGGATCGACAGCTACGTCAAGCGGCAGATCGAGGACATGGACGACCACAG GCCTTTCTTCACCTACTGGCTCACCTTCGTGCATTCGCTCGTCACCATCCTGGCCGTGTGCATCTATGGCATCGCGCCCGTGGGCTTCTCGCAGCACGAGACGGTGGACTCG GTGCTGCGGAACCGTGGGGTCTATGAGAACGTCAAGTACGTGCAGCAGGAGAACTTCTGGATCGGGCCCAGCTCG GAGGCGCTCATTCACCTGGGCGCCAAGTTCTCGCCCTGCATGCGCCAGGACCCGCAGGTGCACAGTTTCATCCGCGCGGCGCGGGAGCGGGAGAAGCACTCGGCCTGCTGCGTGCGCAACGACCGGTCGGGCTGCGTGCAGACGTCGGAGGAGGAGTGCTCG TCCACGCTGGCAGTGTGGGTGAAGTGGCCCCtccaccccagtgccccagacCTTGCCGGCCACAAGAGGCAGTTTGGCTCTGTCTGCCACCAGGACCCCAG GGTGTGTGATGAGCCTTCCTCGGAGGACCCCCACGAGTGGCCGGATGACATCACCAAGTGGCCG ATCTGCACCAAAAACAGTGCCGGGAACCACACCAACCACCCGCACATGGACTGTGTCCTCACGGGCCGGCCATGCTGCATCGGAACCAAGGGCAG GTGTGAGATCACCTCCCGGGAGTACTGTGACTTCATGAGGGGCTACTTCCACGAGGAGGCCACCCTGTGCTCGCAG GTGCACTGCATGGATGACGTGTGTGGGCTCCTGCCCTTCCTCAACCCCGAGGTGCCTGACCAGTTCTACCGCCTGTGGCTCTCCCTCTTCTTGCACGCTGGGCAAGTGATACCATGTGGGCTGAGCTGTGCCAG GATCCTGCACTGCCTGGTGTCCGTCTGCTTCCAGATGACCGTCCTGCGGGACCTGGAGAAGCTGGCCGGCTGGCACCGCATAGCCATCATCTACCTGCTGAGTGGGGTCACTGGTAACCTGGCCAGTGCCATCTTCCTGCCATACCGGGCAGAG GTGGGCCCAGCTGGCTCCCAGTTTGGCATCCTGGCCTGCCTGTTCGTGGAGCTCTTCCAGAGCTGGCAGGTCCTGGCGCGGCCCTGGCGAGCCTTCTTCAAGCTGTCGGCGGTGGTCCTCTTCCTGTTTACCTTCGGGCTGCTGCCCTGGATCGACAACTTCGCGCACATCTCAGGTTTCATCAGCGGCCTCTTCCTGTCCTTCGCCTTCCTGCCCTACATCAGCTTTGGCAAGTTCGACCTGTACCGTAAGCGCTGTCAGATCGTCGTCTTCCAGGCGGTCTTTCTGGGCCTCCTGGCCGGCCTGGTGGTGCTCTTCTACTTCTACCCCGTGCGCTGCGAGTGGTGCGAGTTCCTCACCTGCATCCCCTTCACCGACAAGTTCTGCGAGAAGTATGAGCTGGACGCGCAGCTCCACTGA
- the RHBDF1 gene encoding inactive rhomboid protein 1 isoform X1 — translation MAFPGGRAGRARGRGLGAGALPAGGGGGGSGSPSPEPSGPRGPPRPGAGGGGPSCPSGAMSEARRDSTSSLQRKKPPWLRLDIPAAAPPAAEEPGFFQVGPGRQGLGGCPVQPPHCDPAAQPLRRQAFLRSVSMPAETARVPSPHREPRRPVLQRQTSITQTIRSRQVRFGRVHTLPLLGPPAARRALPQRRSLSRSLLRGTADWFGVSKDSDSTQKWQRKSIRHCSQRYGKLKPQVMRELDLPSQDNVSLTSTETPPPLYVGPCQLGMQKIIDPLARGRAFRVADDTADGLSTPHTPVTPGAASLCSFSSSRSGFSRLPRRRKRESVAKMSFRAAAALVKGRSLRDGTLRRVQRRSFTPASFLEEDTADFPDELDTSFFAREGVLHEELSTYPDEVFESPSEAALKDWEKATEQADLTGGALDRSELERSHLMLPLERGWRKQKEGGAAAPQPKVRLRQEVVSAAGQRRGQRISMPVRKFFAREKRPYGLGMVGRLTNRTYRKRIDSYVKRQIEDMDDHRPFFTYWLTFVHSLVTILAVCIYGIAPVGFSQHETVDSVLRNRGVYENVKYVQQENFWIGPSSEALIHLGAKFSPCMRQDPQVHSFIRAAREREKHSACCVRNDRSGCVQTSEEECSSTLAVWVKWPLHPSAPDLAGHKRQFGSVCHQDPRVCDEPSSEDPHEWPDDITKWPICTKNSAGNHTNHPHMDCVLTGRPCCIGTKGRCEITSREYCDFMRGYFHEEATLCSQVHCMDDVCGLLPFLNPEVPDQFYRLWLSLFLHAGQVIPCGLSCARILHCLVSVCFQMTVLRDLEKLAGWHRIAIIYLLSGVTGNLASAIFLPYRAEVGPAGSQFGILACLFVELFQSWQVLARPWRAFFKLSAVVLFLFTFGLLPWIDNFAHISGFISGLFLSFAFLPYISFGKFDLYRKRCQIVVFQAVFLGLLAGLVVLFYFYPVRCEWCEFLTCIPFTDKFCEKYELDAQLH, via the exons ATGGCATTCCCGGGCGGGCGGGCCGGACGGGCGCGCGGGCGGGGACTCGGCGCGGGCGCCCTcccggccggcggcggcggcggcggcagcggcagccCCTCCCCGGAGCCCTCAGGACCCCGAGGACCCCCGCGACCCGGGGCCGGCGGCGGCG gcCCGTCGTGCCCCTCTGGCGCCATGAGCGAGGCCCGCAGGGACAGCACCAGCAGCCTGCAGCGCAAGAAGCCGCCCTGGCTGAGGCTGGACATCCCGGCGGCAGCACCCCCAGCGGCGGAGGAGCCTGGCTTCTTCCAGGTAGGCCCCGGccggcaggggctgggggggtgcCCTGTCCAGCCTCCTCACTGCGACCCCGCCGCCCAGCCCCTGAGACGCCAGGCTTTCCTGCGGAGCGTGAGTATGCCCGCCGAGACCGCCCGTGTCCCCTCGCCCCACCGTGAGCCCCGGCGGCCCGTCCTGCAGCGCCAGACGTCCATCACACAGACCATCCGCAG CCGACAGGTGCGCTTCGGGCGTGTCCACACTCTGCCCCTCTTGGGTCCCCCCGCTGCCCGCAGGGCTCTCCCACAGCGCCGGTCTCTTTCTCGGTCCCTGCTCAG GGGCACCGCGGACTGGTTCGGGGTGAGCAAGGACAGTGACAGCACCCAGAAGTGGCAGCGGAAGAGCATCCGTCACTGCAGCCAGCGCTACGGAAAGCTGAAGCCCCAGGTCATGCGGGAGCTCGACCTGCCCAGCCAGGACAACGTGTCTCTGACCAGCACAGAGACGCCCCCTCCGCTGTATGTGGGCCCGTGTCAGCTGGGCATGCAGAAG ATCATAGACCCCCTGGCCCGGGGCCGGGCCTTCCGCGTGGCGGATGACACGGCCGACGGCCTGAGTACCCCGCACACACCTGTCACGCCGGGTGCcgcttccctctgctccttctccagctcccgcTCGGGCTTCAGCCGGCTCCCGCGGCGACGCAAGCGCGAATCCGTGGCCAAGATGAGCTTCCGGGCAGCCGCGGCCCTGGTGAAG GGCCGCTCTCTTAGGGACGGCACGTTACGCCGGGTGCAGCGCCGGAGCTTTACTCCCGCCAGTTTCCTGGAGGAGGACACGGCGGACTTCCCCGACGAGCTGGACACGTCCTTCTTTGCCCGG GAAGGAGTCCTCCATGAGGAGCTGTCCACGTACCCGGACGAGGTGTTCGAGTCCCCTTCGGAGGCCGCGCTCAAGGACTGGGAGAAGGCCACCGAGCAGGCCGACCTCACGGGTGGGGCCCTGGACCGCAGTGAGCTCGAGCGCAGTCACCTGATGCT GCCCCTGGAACGAGGCTGGCggaagcagaaggaggggggCGCAGCAGCCCCGCAGCCGAAAGTGCGGCTGCGGCAGGAGGTGGTGAGCGCTGCGGGCCAGCGGCGGGGCCAGCGCATTTCCATGCCCGTGCGCAAGTTCTTTGCCCGGGAGAAGCGGCCGTACGGGCTGGGCATGGTGGGCCGGCTCACCAACCGCACCTACCGCAAGCGGATCGACAGCTACGTCAAGCGGCAGATCGAGGACATGGACGACCACAG GCCTTTCTTCACCTACTGGCTCACCTTCGTGCATTCGCTCGTCACCATCCTGGCCGTGTGCATCTATGGCATCGCGCCCGTGGGCTTCTCGCAGCACGAGACGGTGGACTCG GTGCTGCGGAACCGTGGGGTCTATGAGAACGTCAAGTACGTGCAGCAGGAGAACTTCTGGATCGGGCCCAGCTCG GAGGCGCTCATTCACCTGGGCGCCAAGTTCTCGCCCTGCATGCGCCAGGACCCGCAGGTGCACAGTTTCATCCGCGCGGCGCGGGAGCGGGAGAAGCACTCGGCCTGCTGCGTGCGCAACGACCGGTCGGGCTGCGTGCAGACGTCGGAGGAGGAGTGCTCG TCCACGCTGGCAGTGTGGGTGAAGTGGCCCCtccaccccagtgccccagacCTTGCCGGCCACAAGAGGCAGTTTGGCTCTGTCTGCCACCAGGACCCCAG GGTGTGTGATGAGCCTTCCTCGGAGGACCCCCACGAGTGGCCGGATGACATCACCAAGTGGCCG ATCTGCACCAAAAACAGTGCCGGGAACCACACCAACCACCCGCACATGGACTGTGTCCTCACGGGCCGGCCATGCTGCATCGGAACCAAGGGCAG GTGTGAGATCACCTCCCGGGAGTACTGTGACTTCATGAGGGGCTACTTCCACGAGGAGGCCACCCTGTGCTCGCAG GTGCACTGCATGGATGACGTGTGTGGGCTCCTGCCCTTCCTCAACCCCGAGGTGCCTGACCAGTTCTACCGCCTGTGGCTCTCCCTCTTCTTGCACGCTGGGCAAGTGATACCATGTGGGCTGAGCTGTGCCAG GATCCTGCACTGCCTGGTGTCCGTCTGCTTCCAGATGACCGTCCTGCGGGACCTGGAGAAGCTGGCCGGCTGGCACCGCATAGCCATCATCTACCTGCTGAGTGGGGTCACTGGTAACCTGGCCAGTGCCATCTTCCTGCCATACCGGGCAGAG GTGGGCCCAGCTGGCTCCCAGTTTGGCATCCTGGCCTGCCTGTTCGTGGAGCTCTTCCAGAGCTGGCAGGTCCTGGCGCGGCCCTGGCGAGCCTTCTTCAAGCTGTCGGCGGTGGTCCTCTTCCTGTTTACCTTCGGGCTGCTGCCCTGGATCGACAACTTCGCGCACATCTCAGGTTTCATCAGCGGCCTCTTCCTGTCCTTCGCCTTCCTGCCCTACATCAGCTTTGGCAAGTTCGACCTGTACCGTAAGCGCTGTCAGATCGTCGTCTTCCAGGCGGTCTTTCTGGGCCTCCTGGCCGGCCTGGTGGTGCTCTTCTACTTCTACCCCGTGCGCTGCGAGTGGTGCGAGTTCCTCACCTGCATCCCCTTCACCGACAAGTTCTGCGAGAAGTATGAGCTGGACGCGCAGCTCCACTGA